A genomic stretch from Lathyrus oleraceus cultivar Zhongwan6 chromosome 2, CAAS_Psat_ZW6_1.0, whole genome shotgun sequence includes:
- the LOC127118398 gene encoding embryonic abundant protein VF30.1, with product MEFAHLTVLSLFCLAFVGITATSPGEDYWQSIWPNTPLPKTFSDLLIPNGKTNGLPIKIEELNQYSTLFFEHDLHPGKKFVLGNSHPVGNIIRPFRKSRQGVTDSIWLANKDEQSLEDFCYSPTAIAEHKHCVSSLKSMIDEVISHFGTTKIKAISSNFAQNQDQYAVEEVKKVGENAVMCHRLNFENVVFNCHQVSKTTAYMVSLVASDGTKTNALTVCHHDTRGMNPELLYEALQVTPGTIPVCHFIGNKAAAWVPNHTVDNFRC from the exons ATGGAGTTTGCACATCTCACTGTTTTATCTCTCTTTTGT TTGGCTTTCGTCGGAATCACTGCAACATCACCTGGAGAAGATTATTGGCAATCTATTTGGCCAAACACTCCATTGCCAAAGACCTTCTCTGATCTATTGATTCCTA ATGGAAAAACTAATGGTCTACCCATCAAAATCGAAGAATTGAACCAATACTCGACGCTATTTTTCGAACACGACCTTCATCCTGGGAAAAAGTTTGTCTTGGGTAACAGTCATCCGGTAGGAAATATAATTCGACCATTCAGAAAATCAAGACAAGGTGTCACAGATTCCATATGGCTGGCAAATAAAGATGAACAAAGTCTCGAGGACTTTTGTTATAGTCCAACAGCTATAGCAGAACACAAACATTGTGTATCATCCTTGAAATCCATGATTGACGAGGTGATTTCACATTTTGGAACAACAAAGATTAAGGCAATTTCAAGTAACTTTGCCCAAAATCAAGACCAATATGCTGTGGAAGAAGTGAAAAAGGTTGGAGAAAATGCTGTGATGTGTCATAGATTGAATTTTGAAAATGTAGTATTCAATTGCCACCAAGTGAGTAAAACTACCGCATATATGGTCTCATTAGTGGCCTCGGACGGAACTAAAACTAACGCTTTGACAGTCTGCCACCACGACACTAGAGGTATGAATCCCGAGTTGCTTTATGAAGCACTCCAAGTTACTCCTGGAACCATCCCTGTGTGTCATTTCATCGGCAATAAAGCTGCTGCTTGGGTACCAAATCATACCGTGGACAATTTTAGATGTTAA